Part of the Halomarina litorea genome is shown below.
CGCGTGGGAGACGGCGGAGCGGCCCACCTCCGGCGACAGGCCGGGCGAGGGCGAGACGGTGGCGAGCATCGGGGACTACGACATCGCGCGCTACGACGACGACCCGCCCCTGTCGGTGGCCGAGGGCGACGCCGAGGCGATGGCACTCTACGCCGGGCAGGGCGTCGGCGGCGTCGGGGAGGTAGTCCCGGCCGGCGAGGTGGTCGAGGAACTCGTGGACGGGACCGAGGCGGTCGTCGACCGCCTCCACACGACACGCTCGGACCGGTGAGCGCTCCGGTATCGTCGGTCGGCACCCGGGGGGCGAGCAGACGGCGCGGAGGGACCACGGACCGGTGCGCCGTGCGGCGTCCGGGGTGCGTCGGACGGTTCGGGTTCGGAACCCGCGGGGCGGCCCGTGGCGGCGGTCAGCGCATCGGCGAGGCTGGTCCCGCCACGGTTCTTGAACGTTCGCGCCCGGACCCCCGGCGAGCGAGCGCAAGGCGGAAGCGTGGTTCGCCCCGACCCCTTTCCATGAGTGACTCCGACGCGCCCCTCGCGGTCCGCTCCCGACTCGGCGTCGAGGTCGAACTGGCCCGCCTGCGCCGGCGCTACGGCGAGTTCCCCGTCGAATCACGGACCGTCGAGAACGAGGTGGACTACTTCCTGCACGGGATGGACGTGGCCCGTGAGGGCTGGATCGGTGCCGCCGGCGCGTGGGTCAGCGACGCCGACGACCGGGTGCTGTTCGTCCGGCACGCCGACGCGCCCGAGGAGTGGTGTCTCCCCGGCGGCGCCCGCGAGGCCGAGGAGGGACTCGACGGGACGGCCGCCCGCGAGGTACGGGAGGAGACGGGCGTCGTCTGCGCCCTCTCGGGTGTCTGGCGCGCCGAACGCAAGCGCATCGTCCTCGGCGAGGACCCCGAACGGCGCTACTACCTGCTCGACGCGAACTTCGAGGCGCGATACGTCGACGGGTCGCTCGAACTGGCGGACGACGACGAGATTCTCGAAGCCCGCTGGTTCGACGAGCGACCCGACAGCGTGGTCGCGTTCGCCCGCGGAAAGGCGGACGACTGGTTCGAGGGCTGACTCGCCTCGGTCGTCCCCTCGTCGCGCGCAAGTCGGCGGTCGGGACGGTCTGTCGGGTGCGAGCGTCCCGTTCGCCGTCGGGAAGGGCGATATCCGCCCCCGCCCTCCCTCTAGGTGCTATGGCAGTAGCCGAACGGTTCCCGAAGGACGCGGTAGAATCGCTGCGGGAACGCCTCTCGGGCGAGGTCGTCACACCCGGCGATGCGGCCTACGGGGAGGCGCGGGCGGTCTGGAACGGGACGGTCGACCGCCACCCCGCGGTCGTCGTCCGGTGTCAGATCACGGAGGACGTGGTGGTCACCCTCGCGACCGCCCGCGAGTACGACCTGCCCGTCGCGGTCCGGGGCGGGGGACACAACGTCGCGGGGACCGCCGTCTGCGACGACGGCCTCGTCGTGGACCTCTCCGGGATGACCGCGGTGGTCGTCGACCCCGAGGCGCGGACCGCGCGGGTCGCGGGTGGCGCGACGTGGGCCGAGGTGGACGCCGCCACGCAGCGTCACGGACTGGCGACGCCCGGCGGCCTCGTCTCCGACACCGGGGTCGGGGGCCTGACGCTCGGGGGCGGCCTCGGGCACCTCCGGCGGAAGTACGGGCTGAGCTGTGACAACGTCGTCTCGATGGAGGTGGTCCTCGCCGACGGGTCCGTGGTCACCGCGAGCGCGGACGACCACCCGGAGCTCTACTGGGCGCTCCGAGGCGGGGGCGGGAACTTCGGCGTCGTCACCGAGTTCACCTTCGACCTGCACCCGGTCGGTCCCGAGGTGTTCGGCCTGCTCGTCTTCCACCCCTTCGACCGGGCGGTCGACCTGTTCCGGCAATTCCGCGCGTACGCCGAGGACGCCCCCGACGAGGCGAGCGTCGTCGCCTTCTGTGCGTGGGTGCCCGACGCCGAGGAGTTCCCCGAGGCGGTTCGAGGGCGTCCCGCCGTCGCCTTCCTCGGGTGTCACTCGGGGAGCGTCGAGGAGGGCGAACGCGCCCTCGCGCCGGTTCGGGCGTTCGCGGACTCGCTGGTCGATCTGAGCGGCCCCTACCAGTACACCGAGTTCCAGCAATTCCTCGACGCCGACTACCCCGACGGGATGCGCTACTACTGGAAGTCGCTCAACCTCGACGGCCTCTCCGACGGGGCGATCGAGACACTCGTCGCCGCCGCCGAACGCGCCCCCTCGCACCGCTCGACGGTCGACGTCTGGCACCTCGGGGGTGCTATCGCGCGGATTCCGGCCGACGAGACGGCGTACGCCCACCGGGACGTCGAGTTCCTGTTCTGTCCGGAGGCGAACTGGGAGGCGGAGAGCGAGGACGACGTGAATGTCGCGTGGGCGCGCGAGACCATCGAGGCGATGCGGCCGTACGGTGCGGAGGGTGGCTACGTCAACTTCCCCGGCCTCGGCGAGGAGGGGACGGCGGGCGTCCGCGCCACCTACGGCGGGAACTACGAGCGACTCGCGCGCGTGAAGGCCCGCTACGACCCCGAGAACCTGTTCCGGTCGAACCAGAACGTGAGACCCGCCGCGTAGTGTCACGGGGGAAAGACCCGTACCGGCGTGCGCGCAATTCCGAGACGAGATGTCCCTGACATCACGGCTCGCGGGACTGCTCGGTCTCGCCTTTCTCGCCCTCGCCGTCGTCGGTCCGCTCTACGCCCTCTGGATGGTCGGCGAGATGGTCCTGTACGGCCCGACGGCCCCTCGCGCGATGGGAGTCCTCTTCGGCGTCGGCCTGTTCGTCACCTGCGGGCTGACGGGTTACTTCGTCCGGAAGGCCGTCGCGGGACAGGTCGTCCCGGTCGATTTCGACAGGTCGGTCGTCCATCGCGGTGGACAGGGCGGGATGTGACGGTTTCGAGAATCACCCTCCTGCTGTGGCCGGGAGCGCGTGTCCGAACGAAGTGAGGGCCGCGCGACTCGGGGAAGGGTAGGCTGATGCCTGTGTACTGTACCGCGAGTGAGTGAACGAAGTGAACGAACGAGCGGCACTCCGAGCGTGTCGCGCCGACCGGCGCGACCGCGCACGCGTGCCTGGCGGACATGAAAAGGGCGAGGAACCGATGGCAATCGCTCGGCGGCGAAGCCGCCGAGTGCGCGCCGGAGGCGCGCAGTTCCGAGGGCTTTCGGGTTAGTGTTCGACGAACTCGATGAGGATGCCCCCCGTCGACTTCGGGTGCAGGAAGGCCACGTCGTGACCCCACGCGCCGGGGCGGGGTTCCTCGTCGATGAGTTCCGCCCCGCTGGTCTTCGCGCGCGCCAGCGACGCCTCGATGTCGTCGGTGCCGAGTGCGAGGTGGTGGATGCCGGGGCCGTTGTCGTCGAGGTAGCGCTGGACGGTTCCGCCGTCGGTGGGTTCGAGCAGTTCGAAGTAGCTCTCGCCGAACGGGAGGAAGACGACGCGAAGGTCGCCGAACTGCTCCTCGTGGGCGACGCGCGTGTTGAACAGGTCGGCGTACAGGGAGGCGAGGGCGTCGGCGTCCTCGGTGGCGATTCCGGCGTGGTCGAAGTACATAGTCGAGCGTGCGACCGTGCGGGGCATAAACACCGGCCCCGGTTCGCGGTGGTCCGTCGGTGGGTCGGTGGGGCGGTAGCGGTCCCGACTCAGTAGCCGGGGTTGTACTCGCCGAAGACCTCGCGCATGGCGTCGCAGATTTCGCCCGTCGTGGCGTAAGCCTTCACCGCGTCGATGATGTAGGGCATGACGTTCTCGTCGCCCTCGGCGGCCTCGCGGAGGGCGTCGAGGGTCGCTTCGACCTCGGACTCGTCACGACGTTCGCGCACGCCCGCGAGGCGCTCCTGCTGGCGCTTCTCGTCGTCCTCGTCGACCTCCTGGACGTCTTCCTCCGGTTCTTCGTCGGTGGTGAACTCGTTGACGCCGACGATGACGCGTTCGCCGTTCTCGATCTCCTCCTGCCGGTCGTAGGCGGTGTCCTGAATCTGGCGCTGGACCCACTGCTCCTCGATGGCCCGGAGCATCCCGCCCTGGTCGTCCACCTCGTCGATGAGCGAGAACGCTTCCTCCTCCAGTTCGTCGGTGAGCGACTCGATGTAGTAGCTCCCGGCGAGGGGGTCGATGGTGTCCGCCGCGCCCGACTCGTGGGCGAGAATCTGCTGGGTGCGCAGGGCGGTGCGGACGGACTGCTCGGTGGGCAGCGAGAGCGCCTCGTCCTTCCCGTTGGTGTGCAGCGACTGCGTCCCGCCGAGGACGGCCGCGAGCGCCTGGTAGGCGACTCGGACGACGTTGTTCTCGATCTGCTGGGCGGTCAGGGTGGAGCCGGCGGTCTGGGTGTGGAACTTCAGTTGCTTCGACTTGGGGTTCTCCGCGCCGAAGCGCTCTTCCATGATCTTCGCCCACATGCGGCGGGCCGCGCGGAACTTCGCCACCTCCTCCAGGACGTTGTTGTACGAGGCGAAGAAGAAGGACAGTTGCGGCGCGAAGTCGTCGACGTCCAGTCCGGCGTCGACGGCCGCCTCGACGTACTCGATGCCGTCGGCGAGCGTGAACGCGATCTCCTGTGCCGCCGTCGACCCGGCCTCGCGGATGTGGTAGCCCGAGATGGAGATGGTGTTGAAACTCGGCACCTCCTCGGCGCAGAACTCGAAGATGTCCGTGATGATTCGCATGGACGGTTCGGGCGGGTAGATGTAGGTGTTGCGCGCGATGTACTCCTTCAGCACGTCGTTCTGGATGGTCCCGCGCAGTTCCTCCCGGTCGACGCCCTGCAGGTCGCCGACGGCGATGTACATGGCGAGCAGGACCGAGGCGGGCGCGTTGATGGTCATGGAGGTCGACACTTCGTCCAGCGGGATGCCGTCGAACACCGTCTCCATGTCGTGCAGGGAGTCGATGGCGACGCCCGACTTCCCCACCTCGCCGGCGGCCATCGCGTCGTCGGAGTCGTAGCCCATCTGCGTCGGCAGGTCGAACGCCATCGAGAGGCCCGTCTGCCCGTTGTCGAGCAGGTAGTGGTAGCGCTCGTTGGTCTCCTCCGAGGTCCCGAACCCGGCGTACTGGCGCATCGTCCACAGCCGCCCCCGGTACATCGTGGGGTACACCCCGCGCGTGAAGGGGTCCTCGCCGGGGAACCCGAGGTCCTCGTCGTAGTCCTTCGGCGCGATGTCGTTCGGCGTGTAGAGCGGTTTCACCTCCCGGCCGCCCGTGTCGGTGGTGAACGACTCCTTTCGCTCGCCGAAGCGCTCCACCGTGGGCCCGAGCGACTCTTCCTCCCACTCCTCGCGGCCCTCGCGGATCTCGCGAAGGTCCTCGTCGTCGAACATGCTTCGACGGTGGCCGCCCGGGTGCTTAATGGTTAACGGGTCGCACGTCACGCACCCCTCGGCATGCCGACATCCCCGCAGATGGTTCTCGGCGCTTCTCACCTCCGAACCCCCCCTACTCCGTTGCCTCGCGGGTCTCTGACGCGGTACGTCAGACCCCCGCGCCGCTCACGGTTCGTTGCATTCGCCGTTCGCGTTCGGAGGTTCTCGCTCGCTTCGCTCGTCACCGGCGACGGGTCGCCGGTTTCCAGTGGAACGGCAGAGTCGTCCCACTCGGCTCCAAACCTCCCTACTCCACGAACTCCGCCAGCAGCGTCTCCAGGTCGTAGCTCTGGAGCGACCGGGCGCTGTCCTTGAGCGTCGAGATGACGAACGTGGAGTTGGTCCGTTCGACCTCGGGGATGGCCTCGAAGTCGCTGATGAGGCGCTCGACGGCGTCGCTGTGAGGCAACCGGGCGAGGACGACGAAGTCCGTTTCGCCCATCGTGAAGAACGCCTGCGTCACCCCCTCGATAGCGGTTATCTTCTCTCCCACCTCCTCGTGGGAGCCGCTGTAGTCCGCGAGCACCTCCACGATGACCGTCACGCCGAGACCGAACGCCTCTAGGTCAACGTCGTAGAGGTCGTTCGTGACGATGCCGGCCTCCCGCAGGTTGTTCAGCCGGTAGTGGATGGTCGAGACGGGGATGTCCGTCGCCTCGTGGAGCTTCTCCGGACTGCCGGTCCCGAGGTCCGAGATGGCCTTCAGGAGCCGAATGTCGCGTTCGTCCATGTGCGTGCCACTCTCGGGCGGACCGTCAG
Proteins encoded:
- a CDS encoding acyl-CoA mutase large subunit family protein — protein: MFDDEDLREIREGREEWEEESLGPTVERFGERKESFTTDTGGREVKPLYTPNDIAPKDYDEDLGFPGEDPFTRGVYPTMYRGRLWTMRQYAGFGTSEETNERYHYLLDNGQTGLSMAFDLPTQMGYDSDDAMAAGEVGKSGVAIDSLHDMETVFDGIPLDEVSTSMTINAPASVLLAMYIAVGDLQGVDREELRGTIQNDVLKEYIARNTYIYPPEPSMRIITDIFEFCAEEVPSFNTISISGYHIREAGSTAAQEIAFTLADGIEYVEAAVDAGLDVDDFAPQLSFFFASYNNVLEEVAKFRAARRMWAKIMEERFGAENPKSKQLKFHTQTAGSTLTAQQIENNVVRVAYQALAAVLGGTQSLHTNGKDEALSLPTEQSVRTALRTQQILAHESGAADTIDPLAGSYYIESLTDELEEEAFSLIDEVDDQGGMLRAIEEQWVQRQIQDTAYDRQEEIENGERVIVGVNEFTTDEEPEEDVQEVDEDDEKRQQERLAGVRERRDESEVEATLDALREAAEGDENVMPYIIDAVKAYATTGEICDAMREVFGEYNPGY
- a CDS encoding FAD-binding oxidoreductase — translated: MAVAERFPKDAVESLRERLSGEVVTPGDAAYGEARAVWNGTVDRHPAVVVRCQITEDVVVTLATAREYDLPVAVRGGGHNVAGTAVCDDGLVVDLSGMTAVVVDPEARTARVAGGATWAEVDAATQRHGLATPGGLVSDTGVGGLTLGGGLGHLRRKYGLSCDNVVSMEVVLADGSVVTASADDHPELYWALRGGGGNFGVVTEFTFDLHPVGPEVFGLLVFHPFDRAVDLFRQFRAYAEDAPDEASVVAFCAWVPDAEEFPEAVRGRPAVAFLGCHSGSVEEGERALAPVRAFADSLVDLSGPYQYTEFQQFLDADYPDGMRYYWKSLNLDGLSDGAIETLVAAAERAPSHRSTVDVWHLGGAIARIPADETAYAHRDVEFLFCPEANWEAESEDDVNVAWARETIEAMRPYGAEGGYVNFPGLGEEGTAGVRATYGGNYERLARVKARYDPENLFRSNQNVRPAA
- a CDS encoding NUDIX hydrolase, whose translation is MSDSDAPLAVRSRLGVEVELARLRRRYGEFPVESRTVENEVDYFLHGMDVAREGWIGAAGAWVSDADDRVLFVRHADAPEEWCLPGGAREAEEGLDGTAAREVREETGVVCALSGVWRAERKRIVLGEDPERRYYLLDANFEARYVDGSLELADDDEILEARWFDERPDSVVAFARGKADDWFEG
- the mce gene encoding methylmalonyl-CoA epimerase, which produces MYFDHAGIATEDADALASLYADLFNTRVAHEEQFGDLRVVFLPFGESYFELLEPTDGGTVQRYLDDNGPGIHHLALGTDDIEASLARAKTSGAELIDEEPRPGAWGHDVAFLHPKSTGGILIEFVEH
- a CDS encoding Lrp/AsnC family transcriptional regulator — its product is MDERDIRLLKAISDLGTGSPEKLHEATDIPVSTIHYRLNNLREAGIVTNDLYDVDLEAFGLGVTVIVEVLADYSGSHEEVGEKITAIEGVTQAFFTMGETDFVVLARLPHSDAVERLISDFEAIPEVERTNSTFVISTLKDSARSLQSYDLETLLAEFVE